The Xiphias gladius isolate SHS-SW01 ecotype Sanya breed wild chromosome 9, ASM1685928v1, whole genome shotgun sequence genome window below encodes:
- the aatkb gene encoding serine/threonine-protein kinase LMTK1: MSTLASPASQGSPDVYILPLTEVSLPVAKQPARSVQLLKSTDLGRHSLLYLKEIGNGWFGKVLLGEVNAGLNTTEVVVKELKASASVQNQMHFLEEAQPYRALQHPALLQCLAQCTEVTPYLLVMEFCPLGDVKGYLRSCRTAETMTPEPLILQRMACDIASGLLHLHKHNFTHSDLALRNCLLTADVSVKIGDYGLSHTKYKDDYYVTSDQMYVPLRWIAPELVDEVHGNLLVADQTHQSNIWSLGVTIWELFELGNQPYRHYSDRQVLTYAVREQQLRLPRPLLKVPLAERWYEVMQFCWLQPDQRPNAEEVHLLLSYLCAKGASEAEEDFERRWNSLRPNTGFNSHRGASAMSRDHPSSTSSSFPLLEQFSAGDGYHSESGDDILTVTETSHGLNFEYKWEQARADRSYRAPDSSSILDQVNHHCQEAFYPPGGIVGGCPMESLSHGVSPSYYQPKHLHAPGVLPVLSAHSPSLSSEYYIRIEEPVDCNIDPEYTMCSYSPDYQGSSGSFLTGSADSGECMACPSQAKSRGPYWSADIHKSDVYDSNESSPAISLTMEPLLGQVLDSSPLRPWESSHYVSYKDRDGGYYYEHSPPLGIDHYLIGGEHSSEHHQESWGSRSLRQALGELENPLRISPSVNSPPKQAYRDAYLDKSQTSIIGKNVTGGYYDMMGSLRKTMPSHTRHNSHSVSINMETEGALFIGHRDSDSEEEEEEDIFVERHTCNTWPSKHRHSSVGHHRRASHSCRQDAYSDFHYTMPSTDIEDSWPEEHSLAFRSLPKPMEYLEPHQAKDNSVCLSLSKHHAMVPSDNCNAYIYLCHEGETQVPTSGECCHSHFVDPLTGLLVRNNSYSHSYSHSNYIRDKIIDIPSNEEMINLSPAPGGPTVAKPTLIKTEDCGEQYVDLTTNDTPLEGKREDAIKDNLIMQKPAEPKTEEVTLTMTKATPPPADNTHVMVTLTDPQSDLSHTGDSGVDRGSSSVCLADILDCSDDDEDDDITDDITDVTSGIFADESSELNASPAFKSLQKQVGTPDSMDSMDLPSAAGSCEGFSPASSHPSSSPKAMDSGYDTENNESPEFVPKEPHEPREQPLGKPTLDTSLEEDEMLEEQVIEANVMPTEGEPSLGEDLALEASQIGDHIFLPLSDKTPYRDSAYFSDYENERQSRDEGEELSQRVQDEQNVEKEQQRGEKKGEKRNNEEEEELKGTAGGKDIKRDMKNVLTGGRESSSLPEREAYLTEECGQDEELGLPLEPSDTASITEVVLDEWPSQEDSSSLGDWAAEVVGAMEEALGALNGDCTSKDKVEEEEAEVMKDSIRASETTEEPAIKTVQNRTSGTSSEILHTLPKDEVALQHTANTRRFSSSSPPPPSTPPPPPPAMEGRGTPADGEEADEEGGDTDDSDESDEELRTYSVREQSGGEESEDECHPVPIVVSDDSEAHKLRSLLKMPTLLTAESLEEELERKKKTVSFFDDVTVYLFDQESPTKELAEHGFPLGAEGQSLRNKSQEKVNASDDSSDGNISEESAGYEWEDDFPLLPLPTSSVASDSPPSRSNSKALATKPAVQYSRFTVSPSNLSRFSITHISDSDMDSAGGSSEDGDKE; this comes from the exons GGGGACGTGAAGGGCTACCTCCGGAGCTGCAGGACTGCAGAAACCATGACCCCGGAGCCCTTGATTCTTCAGCGGATGGCCTGTGACATTGCCTCAGGACTCTTgcacctgcacaaacacaacttcACACACAG TGACCTGGCTTTGAGGAACTGTTTGTTGACTGCTGATGTCTCAGTGAAGATTGGTGATTATGGCCTGTCCCACACTAAGTACAAG GATGACTACTATGTGACATCAGACCAGATGTATGTGCCGCTACGCTGGATCGCTCCAGAGCTCGTGGATGAGGTGCACGGAAACCTGCTGGTGGCTGACCAGACCCACCAGAGCAACATCTG GTCTCTGGGTGTGACTATCTGGGAGCTGTTTGAGCTGGGCAACCAGCCCTACCGACACTACTCTGACAGACAGGTACTCACCTACGCTGTGAGGGAGCAGCAGCTACGGCTGCCCAGACCGCTGCTCAAAGTGCCCCTGGCTGAGCGctg GTATGAGGTGATGCAGTTCTGCTGGCTCCAGCCTGATCAGAGACCCAATGCAGAGGAAGTCCACTTGCTGCTCAGCTACCTGTGTGCCAAGGGAGCCAGCGAGGCAGAAGAGGACTTTGAGAGGCGCTGGAACTCACTGCGTCCCAATACTGGATTCAACAGCCACCGTGGTGCCTCTGCAATGTCACGAGACCACCCCTCATCGACCTCCTCCTCGTTCCCTCTCCTTGAGCAGTTTTCCGCAGGTGATGGCTACCACTCAGAGTCCGGGGATGACATACTAACAGTCACTGAAACCAGCCATGGCCTAAACTTTGAGTACAAGTGGGAGCAAGCCAGGGCAGACCGGTCCTATAGAGCCCCCGACTCCTCTAGTATCCTGGATCAGGTCAACCATCATTGTCAGGAAGCATTTTACCCACCAGGGGGCATTGTGGGAGGCTGCCCTATGGAGAGCCTCAGCCATGGAGTTTCTCCTTCTTACTATCAACCCAAACATCTACATGCTCCTGGTGTACTTCCTGTCCTCAGTGCCCATAGCCCCTCATTAAGCAGTGAATACTACATCCGAATTGAAGAGCCAGTGGATTGTAACATTGATCCGGAATATACCATGTGCTCCTACAGCCCAGACTATCAGGGCAGCAGTGGGAGCTTCCTTACTGGGAGTGCAGACTCAGGTGAGTGCATGGCGTGCCCATCACAGGCTAAGAGCAGGGGTCCCTATTGGTCGGCAGACATCCATAAATCAGATGTGTACGACTCCAATGAGTCAAGTCCTGCTATCTCACTGACAATGGAGCCCCTTTTAGGGCAAGTGTTGGACAGCAGCCCTCTACGACCCTGGGAGTCTAGTCACTATGTGTCCTACAAAGACAGAGATGGGGGTTACTACTATGAACACTCACCGCCTTTGGGAATAGATCACTATCTGATTGGAGGTGAGCACTCTAGTGAGCACCATCAGGAGAGCTGGGGGTCAAGGAGCTTGCGTCAAGCCTTGGGTGAGTTGGAGAACCCACTTCGTATATCCCCCTCTGTAAACAGTCCACCTAAACAGGCCTACAGAGATGCATACCTGGACAAGAGTCAGACCTCCATCATAGGAAAGAACGTGACTGGGGGCTACTACGACATGATGGGCTCCCTTAGGAAGACTATGCCCAGCCACACCAGGCACAACAGCCACTCCGTCAGTATAAACATGGAGACAGAGGGGGCACTCTTCATCGGGCACAGAGACAGCGattcagaggaggaagaagaggaggacatATTTGTTGAGAGACACACCTGCAACACTTGGCCTTCAAAACACCGGCACAGCAGTGTGGGTCACCACAGACGGGCAAGCCACAGTTGCAGACAGGACGCTTACTCAGATTTCCACTACACAATGCCAAGTACAGACATTGAAGACTCCTGGCCGGAGGAGCACAGCCTGGCCTTCCGTTCTCTACCCAAACCCATGGAATATCTTGAGCCCCACCAGGCCAAAGACAATAGTGTCTGCCTTAGTCTGAGTAAACACCATGCAATGGTGCCTTCAGACAACTGCAACGCCTACATCTACCTGTGCCATGAGGGTGAGACTCAGGTGCCAACATCTGGAGAGTGCTGCCACTCGCACTTTGTTGACCCACTCACTGGCTTGTTAGTCAGAAACAACAGCTATAGTCACAGCTACAGTCACAGCAACTACATCAGAGATAAGATCATTGACATCCCAAGCAATGAGGAGATGATCAATCTATCGCCGGCCCCAGGGGGTCCCACTGTGGCCAAACCTACCTTAATAAAGACCGAGGACTGTGGAGAGCAGTATGTTGACCTTACAACTAATGATACCCCACTGGAGGGCAAGAGAGAAGATGCAATCAAAGATAATCTAATCATGCAAAAACCAGCAGAGCCTAAAACAGAAGAGGTGACGCTAACAATGACTAAAGCCACTCCACCTCCTGCTGACAACACGCATGTGATGGTTACCCTCACAGATCCACAGTCAGACTTGAGTCACACTGGAGATAGCGGTGTTGACCGAGGCAGCTCGAGCGTTTGCCTCGCAGATATCCTCGACTGCAGTGacgatgatgaggatgatgacatCACAGACGATATCACTGATGTTACCTCAGGCATTTTCGCCGATGAGTCCAGCGAGCTGAACGCTTCTCCTGCCTTCAAGTCCCTACAGAAGCAGGTAGGAACTCCTGATTCCATGGATTCCATGGATCTACCATCTGCAGCTGGGTCTTGTGAAGGCTTCAGCCCTGCGTCCTCCCATCCCTCCAGCTCACCTAAAGCTATGGACAGTGGCtatgacacagaaaataatgagaGCCCTGAGTTCGTACCCAAAGAGCCTCATGAACCCCGTGAACAACCTCTGGGAAAGCCTACCCTTGATACAAGCCTGGAGGAGGATGAGATGCTGGAGGAGCAGGTAATCGAGGCTAATGTGATGCCCACAGAGGGTGAACCATCACTGGGTGAAGATTTGGCCTTAGAAGCCTCACAGATAGGTGACCACATCTTTTTACCGCTAAGTGATAAGACCCCATACAGAGACTCTGCTTACTTTTCAGACTATGAGAATGAGAGGCAGTCCAGGGATGAAGGGGAAGAACTATCACAAAGAGTACAAGAtgaacaaaatgttgaaaaggaaCAGCAAAGGGGAGAAAAGAAGGGTGAGAAAAGGAacaatgaagaggaggaagaactTAAGGGCACAGCAGGGGGCAAAGACATAAAACGTGATATGAAAAACGTATTAACAGGAGGAAGAGAATCCTCTTCTCTACCAGAGAGAGAAGCATACTTGACAGAAGAGTGTGGCCAGGATGAGGAATTGGGGCTACCTCTGGAGCCCTCTGACACTGCTTCAATAACAGAGGTAGTACTGGATGAATGGCCATCCCAGGAGGACAGCTCATCTCTAGGAGACTGGGCAGCAGAGGTGGTGGGGGCCATGGAAGAAGCCCTTGGTGCCCTGAATGGAGATTGTACCTCCAAAGAcaaggtagaggaggaggaagcagaggtcATGAAAGACTCTATTCGAGCAtcagaaacaacagaagaacCAGCGATCAAGACAGTTCAAAACAGGACATCAGGGACATCCAGTGAAATCCTGCACACTTTACCCAAAGACGAGGTGGCCTTGCAGCACACGGCAAACACCAGACggttttcttcttcctctcctccacctccatccaCCCCTCCCCCTCCGCCTCCTGCAATGGAGGGCCGAGGGACTCCAGCTGATGGGGAAGAGGCTGATGAGGAGGGTGGTGACACGGATGACAGTGACGAGTCAGACGAGGAGCTGCGAACCTATAGTGTGCGCGAACAGAGCGGAGGGGAGGAGAGCGAGGACGAGTGCCACCCGGTGCCCATTGTGGTGAGCGACGACAGCGAAGCCCACAAACTACGCAGCCTCCTCAAGATGCCAACCCTGCTTACAGCAGAGAGCCTGGAGGAGGAGCTTGAGCGCAAGAAGAAGACTGTGTCTTTTTTTGACGATGTCACAGTCTATCTGTTCGATCAA GAAAGCCCAACTAAAGAGCTGGCTGAGCACGGGTTCCCTTTGGGAGCAGAGGGTCAGAGTTTACGGAACAAATCCCAAGAGAAGGTTAATGCCTCAGATGACTCCTCTGATGGGAACATCTCAGAAGAGA GTGCAGGGTATGAGTGGGAGGATGactttcctctgcttcctctacCAACATCCTCCGTGGCATCTGACTCCCCTCCTTCCCGCTCCAACTCCAAGGCCCTGGCCACCAAGCCAGCCGTGCAGTACTCCCGCTTCACTGTCTCCCCCTCCAACCTGTCCCGTTTCTCCATCACTCACATCTCTGACTCTGATATGGACTCAGCAGGAG